One genomic region from Salinicola endophyticus encodes:
- a CDS encoding gluconokinase produces MKTNQGHRIVVMGVSSCGKTEIGQRLAAHLGGRFLDGDDYHSEASVAKMSRGEPLTDDDRAGWLARLSEILGAARTADETLVVGCSALKRRYRDILRQGDPALTFVYLRGSRELLLERIQSRKDHFFKGEAMLDSQLATLEAPGDDEAVTVDIDAGIETVVARAAEALAERYATRADGAAS; encoded by the coding sequence ATGAAAACCAATCAGGGACATCGCATCGTCGTCATGGGCGTGTCGAGTTGCGGCAAGACCGAAATCGGGCAGCGCCTGGCGGCGCATCTGGGTGGGCGTTTTCTCGACGGCGACGACTACCACTCCGAGGCGAGCGTGGCCAAGATGTCGCGCGGTGAGCCGCTCACCGACGACGACCGCGCCGGCTGGCTCGCCCGGCTGAGCGAGATCCTGGGCGCGGCGCGGACAGCGGACGAGACCCTGGTGGTGGGCTGCTCGGCGCTCAAGCGCCGCTATCGCGACATTCTGCGCCAGGGCGACCCGGCGCTCACCTTCGTCTATTTGCGCGGCAGCCGCGAGCTGCTGCTCGAGCGCATCCAGTCGCGCAAGGATCACTTCTTCAAGGGCGAGGCGATGCTCGACAGCCAGCTCGCCACGCTGGAGGCGCCGGGCGACGACGAGGCGGTGACGGTGGATATCGATGCCGGCATCGAGACCGTGGTCGCGCGTGCCGCCGAGGCGCTGGCCGAGCGCTATGCCACTCGGGCCGATGGCGCCGCCTCCTGA
- a CDS encoding LacI family DNA-binding transcriptional regulator gives MPRRASGRVTLQDIADRVGVTKITVSRALREPQRVSLPLRQRIEAASAELGYIPNHAAGALASGRSHSVALLIPSLSNAVFSDIQRGIEEGLRAAGYQLLIGHTGYSILEEERLIDTYLGYGVDGLVLSGTRHTEHAERLLRRAGVPVVETLELTPTPLDINVGLDQTAAGRALTETFVARGYRRIGFLGARMDHRAQLRMAGWEAALRAADLSTEYCLTTPQPSSYRLGGEMLGSMLQRWPALEAVFCCNDDLAAGALFECQRRRLAVPEALALAGFNGLDIVEATTPPLATVVTPRRRIGEVIAERLLARLGGQPCRPHSEDLGFEVRCGGSIG, from the coding sequence ATGCCGCGCCGAGCTTCGGGACGCGTCACGCTTCAGGATATCGCCGACCGGGTCGGAGTCACCAAGATCACCGTCTCGCGTGCCCTGCGCGAGCCGCAGCGGGTCTCGCTGCCGCTGCGCCAGCGCATCGAAGCGGCGAGCGCCGAGCTCGGCTATATCCCCAACCACGCTGCCGGCGCGCTGGCCAGCGGCCGCAGCCACAGTGTGGCACTGCTGATCCCGTCGCTCTCCAACGCGGTGTTCTCGGATATCCAGCGGGGCATCGAGGAGGGCCTGCGCGCTGCCGGCTATCAGTTGCTGATCGGGCATACCGGCTACTCGATCCTCGAGGAGGAGCGCCTGATCGACACCTACCTGGGTTATGGGGTGGATGGCCTGGTGCTCTCGGGAACCCGCCATACCGAACACGCCGAGCGGCTGCTGCGACGGGCCGGGGTGCCGGTGGTGGAGACGCTGGAGCTGACCCCGACGCCACTGGATATCAACGTGGGGCTCGATCAGACCGCCGCCGGAAGGGCACTGACGGAGACGTTCGTCGCCCGCGGTTACCGTCGGATCGGTTTTCTCGGCGCACGTATGGATCACCGCGCCCAGCTGCGCATGGCCGGCTGGGAAGCCGCGCTGCGCGCTGCCGATCTGTCCACCGAGTATTGCCTGACCACGCCGCAGCCGTCGAGCTATCGACTCGGCGGTGAGATGCTGGGATCGATGCTGCAGCGCTGGCCGGCGCTGGAGGCGGTATTCTGCTGCAACGACGACCTCGCCGCCGGCGCACTGTTCGAATGTCAGCGCCGCCGCCTGGCGGTACCCGAGGCACTCGCCCTGGCCGGCTTCAACGGGCTCGATATCGTGGAGGCGACGACCCCGCCCCTGGCCACGGTGGTGACCCCGCGTCGACGGATCGGCGAGGTGATCGCCGAACGCCTGCTGGCGCGCCTCGGCGGCCAGCCCTGCCGGCCGCACAGTGAAGATCTGGGGTTCGAAGTGCGATGCGGCGGCAGTATCGGTTAG
- a CDS encoding LacI family DNA-binding transcriptional regulator gives MTLKTVAARLGVSAATVSNAFNRPDQLSQARREEILAAAAALGYHGPDSRGRMLRTGRSGIVAMLLAENLFYSLSDSVASELIAGVAAQLDQHGHSLMLLPGRLEQTTGGVDMADGVIVYGLHGASSRILDLIAGRPAVAIDIDLPGIPAVNIDNYPASLALTRHALRQPTRRVAIVGLRLTQSHEGQIGPEALLSADLTITRRRLDGIFRALTEAAIDPDSVALWNIDQNTYDGCVPVVAALLDQPAASRPDLLICLSDRIALTAIDLAERRGLRVPEDLRITGFDGIAEGQQRRPRLTTVRQDSAAKGRLAAAMLLDLEPRRSRTLETELLIGDSAP, from the coding sequence ATGACGCTGAAGACGGTGGCCGCGCGTCTCGGCGTTTCCGCCGCCACCGTCTCCAACGCCTTTAACCGCCCCGATCAGCTCTCACAAGCCCGGCGTGAGGAGATCCTCGCCGCCGCCGCCGCGCTCGGCTATCACGGCCCCGACTCCCGTGGTCGCATGCTGCGCACCGGCCGTTCCGGCATCGTCGCCATGCTGCTGGCGGAGAACCTCTTCTACAGCCTGAGCGACAGCGTCGCCAGCGAGCTGATCGCGGGCGTCGCCGCGCAGCTGGATCAGCACGGCCACTCGCTGATGCTGCTGCCCGGGCGCCTGGAGCAGACCACCGGCGGCGTCGACATGGCCGACGGCGTCATCGTCTACGGCCTGCACGGCGCCTCCTCGCGCATCCTCGACCTGATCGCGGGGCGCCCCGCCGTGGCCATCGACATCGATCTGCCGGGTATTCCGGCGGTCAACATCGACAACTATCCGGCCAGCCTCGCCCTGACCCGTCACGCCCTGCGCCAGCCTACCAGGCGGGTCGCCATCGTCGGGCTACGCCTGACCCAGTCGCACGAGGGCCAGATCGGTCCCGAGGCGCTGCTGTCGGCCGATCTCACCATCACCCGGCGGCGCCTGGACGGGATCTTCAGGGCACTGACGGAGGCCGCCATCGACCCCGACAGCGTAGCGCTGTGGAACATCGACCAGAACACCTACGACGGCTGCGTACCGGTGGTCGCGGCGCTGCTCGACCAGCCCGCGGCGTCACGCCCGGACCTGCTGATCTGTCTCTCCGACCGTATCGCCCTGACCGCCATCGACCTGGCCGAGCGGCGCGGGCTGCGGGTGCCGGAAGATCTGCGCATCACCGGCTTCGACGGCATCGCCGAAGGTCAGCAGCGGCGACCCCGCCTGACCACGGTCCGCCAGGACAGCGCGGCCAAGGGCCGGCTGGCGGCAGCCATGCTGCTCGACCTCGAACCGCGCCGCTCACGCACCCTGGAGACCGAGCTGCTGATCGGCGATAGCGCACCCTGA
- a CDS encoding glycoside hydrolase family 13 protein produces MTQQQWWRDAVIYQIYPRSFMDANGDGMGDLAGVTERLDYLAALGIDALWLSPFYRSPQADAGYDVSDYCDVDPLFGTLEDFDRLLAGAHERGMRVIVDLVPNHSSSEHVWFQEALASPPGSAARARYLFRDGRGEQGELPPNNWQSIFGGAAWTRVDDGQWYLHMFDSAQPDFDWANPEVGDEFERVLRFWLARGVDGFRVDVAHGMIKQPGLPDWDGEQVMVEGGNRGPMWDQDGVHDIYRRWHRILAEYGDDRMMVAEAWLKPERVARYIRPDEMQQAFNFDYLTAHWDAAELRTIIDRSLTITGEVGATTTWVMSNHDGVRHASRLGLSNPGARPQKIGIGDEQPDEALGLRRARAIIMLTLALPGSAYLYQGEELGLPDHTRMPDHYRQDPGFHRAGGEDGGRDGCRVPLPWRAEAPAFGFNDSGERWLPQPDNYADYAVDRQRDQPDSTLTLYQRLLKLRRDHNLGQGELAWAPSPREDVLVLTNGDVHVVLNLGDAPVALPAASVLAQSQPDAVSDATLAGNAAVWLRAT; encoded by the coding sequence ATGACCCAGCAACAGTGGTGGCGCGACGCCGTCATCTATCAGATCTATCCGCGCAGCTTCATGGACGCCAATGGCGATGGCATGGGCGATCTCGCCGGCGTCACCGAACGACTCGACTATCTCGCCGCGCTGGGCATCGATGCACTGTGGCTGTCGCCGTTCTACCGCTCGCCCCAGGCCGATGCCGGCTACGATGTCTCCGACTACTGTGATGTCGATCCGCTGTTCGGCACGCTCGAAGACTTCGACCGCCTGCTGGCCGGGGCCCACGAGCGCGGCATGCGGGTGATCGTCGATCTGGTGCCCAATCACAGCTCCAGCGAGCACGTGTGGTTCCAGGAGGCGCTGGCCAGCCCGCCGGGCAGCGCGGCACGCGCGCGCTATCTCTTCCGCGACGGGCGCGGCGAGCAGGGCGAACTGCCGCCCAACAACTGGCAGAGCATCTTCGGCGGCGCCGCCTGGACCCGGGTCGACGACGGCCAGTGGTACCTGCACATGTTCGACAGCGCCCAGCCCGACTTCGACTGGGCCAACCCCGAAGTGGGTGACGAGTTCGAGCGCGTGCTGCGCTTCTGGCTCGCCCGTGGGGTCGACGGTTTCCGCGTCGACGTCGCCCACGGCATGATCAAGCAGCCGGGCCTGCCCGACTGGGACGGCGAGCAGGTGATGGTCGAGGGCGGCAACCGCGGCCCGATGTGGGATCAGGACGGCGTCCACGATATCTACCGCCGCTGGCATCGCATCCTGGCCGAGTACGGCGACGACCGCATGATGGTCGCCGAAGCCTGGCTCAAGCCGGAACGGGTGGCGCGCTACATTCGCCCCGACGAGATGCAGCAGGCGTTCAACTTCGACTATCTCACCGCCCACTGGGACGCCGCGGAACTGCGCACCATCATCGACCGCTCACTGACCATTACCGGTGAGGTCGGCGCCACCACCACCTGGGTGATGTCCAATCACGACGGCGTACGCCACGCCTCGCGTCTGGGGTTGTCGAACCCAGGCGCACGCCCGCAGAAGATCGGTATCGGCGACGAACAGCCCGACGAGGCGCTGGGCCTGCGCCGGGCGCGGGCGATCATCATGCTGACCCTGGCACTGCCCGGCTCCGCCTATCTCTACCAGGGCGAGGAGCTGGGCCTGCCGGACCATACCCGCATGCCCGACCACTACCGCCAGGACCCGGGCTTCCACCGCGCCGGCGGCGAGGATGGCGGCCGCGACGGCTGCCGCGTACCCTTGCCGTGGCGTGCCGAGGCCCCCGCCTTCGGCTTCAACGACAGCGGCGAACGCTGGCTGCCGCAGCCGGACAACTACGCCGACTACGCTGTCGATCGTCAGCGCGATCAGCCGGATTCGACGCTCACGCTCTATCAGCGGTTGCTCAAGCTGCGCCGCGACCATAACCTTGGGCAGGGCGAACTGGCGTGGGCACCGAGCCCGCGTGAAGACGTGCTGGTACTGACCAACGGCGACGTGCACGTGGTGCTCAACCTGGGCGACGCCCCGGTCGCGCTGCCGGCGGCATCGGTGCTCGCCCAGAGCCAGCCCGATGCGGTCAGCGACGCGACGCTGGCCGGCAATGCCGCGGTCTGGCTGCGCGCGACCTGA
- a CDS encoding ABC transporter substrate-binding protein, producing the protein MSLTPLHRSVHRPRGWRVALGLLALLGVTSTAQAAEVAIACGGGGDGDYCPTAARAWAAQSGNSVKVVTTPNATTEKLALFQQLLNSHSQDVDVMMVDIAWPGLLAPHLLDLGEAVSPAEREAFFPALIEANTVDGRLVALPWYTDAGLLYYRQDLLDKYQRPVPQTWQEMTDTAASIQQAERAAGADEMWGFVFQGRAYEGLTCNALEWIAGYDGGRIVEPDGTVTLDTPQATAALTEAASWIGTIAPRGVLNYTEEEARGVFQSGNAVFMRNWPYVWSLAQREGSRVRGKIGVAPLPHGPDADSVSTLGGWNFAVSRYTDTPEAAISLARYMTSAEVQRRHALNNGMNPTRIALYDDAEVVAANPTMSVLRPVLMNAVARPSAVTGEAYARVSNAIFNGVHAVLSGRTQPAAALADLDQTLTRLKRRQW; encoded by the coding sequence ATGAGCCTCACGCCTCTCCACCGTTCAGTGCACAGGCCGCGCGGCTGGCGTGTCGCTCTGGGTCTGTTGGCCCTGCTGGGAGTCACCTCGACGGCCCAGGCCGCCGAGGTCGCCATCGCCTGCGGCGGTGGCGGCGACGGCGACTACTGCCCTACCGCGGCGCGCGCCTGGGCGGCGCAGAGCGGCAACAGCGTCAAGGTGGTGACCACCCCCAACGCCACCACCGAGAAGCTGGCGCTATTTCAGCAGCTGCTCAACAGCCACTCCCAGGATGTCGACGTGATGATGGTCGATATCGCCTGGCCGGGGCTGCTGGCACCGCATCTGCTCGACCTCGGCGAGGCCGTGTCGCCGGCCGAGCGCGAGGCCTTCTTCCCGGCGCTGATCGAGGCCAATACCGTCGATGGCCGTCTGGTGGCACTGCCCTGGTACACCGATGCCGGCCTGCTCTACTACCGCCAGGATCTGCTCGACAAGTACCAGCGCCCGGTGCCACAGACCTGGCAGGAGATGACCGACACCGCGGCCAGCATCCAGCAGGCCGAGCGCGCCGCCGGCGCCGACGAGATGTGGGGCTTCGTGTTCCAGGGCCGCGCCTACGAGGGCCTGACCTGCAACGCGCTGGAGTGGATCGCCGGCTACGACGGCGGGCGCATCGTCGAACCCGACGGCACGGTCACGCTGGACACCCCCCAGGCCACGGCGGCGCTGACCGAGGCAGCGAGCTGGATCGGCACCATCGCCCCGCGCGGGGTGCTCAACTACACCGAGGAGGAGGCGCGCGGCGTCTTCCAGAGCGGCAATGCGGTGTTCATGCGCAACTGGCCCTACGTCTGGTCGCTGGCCCAGCGTGAGGGCAGCCGGGTACGCGGCAAGATCGGCGTCGCGCCGCTGCCCCACGGCCCCGATGCCGACTCGGTGAGCACCCTGGGTGGCTGGAACTTCGCCGTCTCGCGCTACACCGACACACCGGAGGCGGCGATCTCGCTGGCGCGCTATATGACCAGTGCCGAGGTGCAGCGTCGCCACGCCCTGAACAATGGCATGAACCCGACCCGGATCGCGCTCTACGACGACGCCGAGGTGGTGGCGGCCAACCCCACCATGAGCGTGCTGCGCCCGGTGCTGATGAACGCCGTGGCGCGCCCCTCGGCGGTGACCGGCGAGGCTTATGCCCGGGTCTCCAACGCTATCTTCAACGGCGTGCACGCGGTGCTCTCCGGGCGCACCCAGCCGGCGGCGGCGCTCGCCGATCTCGACCAGACCTTGACCCGACTCAAGCGGCGGCAGTGGTGA